In Syntrophotaleaceae bacterium, the DNA window CGGGGTTTCAACTGGCGGCTGTTGCGTCGGCATACAATACCGATAGCCAGTCCTATGATACCGGTGAAATTCGTGCAGAATTCTGTGTCTACCATTCCGAGGCGAAGGCCTATTTCGTGGCACTCCAGGAGCAGAAGGCGGAGATCGAGAGAGAGTTCGGTGACAACCTCATCTGGTACAACCCGGAAACCGCAAAAAGTTGCCGAGTTTACATTAGGAAAGATGCCAATCTACAAGACAGGGCCAAATGGGATGATCAACATCAATGGCTTAAGTCGAACCTGGAAAAATTGAATTCCGTTTTCCGGCCGCGTATCAGGAACCTTGTATTGCCTGCTCTTCAGCAATAATTCTGATCGCTTGATTCTTTTCTAAAGCACATTAGGGGAACCATATAAAATGGCCAAGATCTTCTTCTCCTATTCGCATCGGGATGAAGCGCTCAGGGATGAGCTCGAAAAACACTTGTCCACCATCCGGCGGCAGGGGTTTATCGAGGCCTGGCATGACCGTCGGATTGTTGCGGGGGCAGAACTTGCACATAAAATCAGTCAGAATCTCGAAATCGCAGACGTGATCTTACTGTTGGTGAGCTCTGACTTTTTGGCTTCGGATTATTGCTACGATGTTGAGATGAAGCGGGCCATGGAGCGGCACGCAGCCGGCGAGGCGAGGGTCATCCCCGTTATCCTGCGACCCTGCGACTGGCAAGACGCTCCCTTCGGCAAGTTGCTGGCGACCCCTCCGGATGGCAAGCCGGTCACGCGGTTTCCGACCCTGGATGATGCTTTTGTTCTGGTGGTCGCGGACATCAAGATGGCACTGAGGCAGATGGGGCAGGAGAAAGCGCCGATGCAGCCGGCTGCCGTTATGACCGAGGCTCAACCAGCCCTTAAAGAGGCGGCAAAGCCGCGGTCGAGCAACTTGCGGATCAGGAAGGAATTCTCGGATCGAGATTTCGACAAGTTCCTGGCCGAGTCCTATGAATTCATTGCCAACTTCTTTGAGGGGTCGCTCCAGGAGTTGGAGAGGCGAAACCCGGATATCGAGACCGATTTCCGGCGCATCGATGCCAATCATTTCACCGCCAAGATCTACCGGAAGGGGAAGCAAAAGTGTGGCTGCAAGATATGGCACGGAAGTCGCCGGGGGGTTGTGGGTGGAATTGCATACCGGGGCAACGGCGGTCTCCATGATTATATGGATGACAGCAGTTTCAACGAGGCCATGAATGTCGAAAACGATGGATATGCCTTGTTTCTGAAGCCATTGGGCATGGCGCACCTAGGGTGGGGCAGGGACCAGATGCTGACGCAGGAGGGGGCGGCTGAATATTTTTGGGGGCTTTTTGTTGCGCCTTTGCAGCGGTAACCATCCAAATAACACGATCATCTCCAGAGTGGCGAGTAAGATGAATCCTGGGGTAGAGAGGGGAAATGAGCATACTTTTGACGCAACAAGAAGGTGACGCGCTATTGGAGTTGGAGAAGCACTATTTTGGCAATGTA includes these proteins:
- a CDS encoding toll/interleukin-1 receptor domain-containing protein, encoding MAKIFFSYSHRDEALRDELEKHLSTIRRQGFIEAWHDRRIVAGAELAHKISQNLEIADVILLLVSSDFLASDYCYDVEMKRAMERHAAGEARVIPVILRPCDWQDAPFGKLLATPPDGKPVTRFPTLDDAFVLVVADIKMALRQMGQEKAPMQPAAVMTEAQPALKEAAKPRSSNLRIRKEFSDRDFDKFLAESYEFIANFFEGSLQELERRNPDIETDFRRIDANHFTAKIYRKGKQKCGCKIWHGSRRGVVGGIAYRGNGGLHDYMDDSSFNEAMNVENDGYALFLKPLGMAHLGWGRDQMLTQEGAAEYFWGLFVAPLQR